Proteins from one Calditrichota bacterium genomic window:
- a CDS encoding AraC family transcriptional regulator, producing MADLKKTQKQHQDEYISRINKAIDYIEQNLNNELSLNTVAEKANFSPFHFHRLFGSIIGETLNQFINRLRLEKAASQLLNNPKKMITEIAFDCGFSGSATFARAFKNMFGISATNWRDNGYKKNSKICKTENKISQSRNKIWKESTISAMYIDPVNNNLNWRINMLDKANIQIEVKDVPERHIAYVRHIGPYKGDYNLFENMFNKLSKWAAPRDLLQFPKTEMMCIYYDDPGITAEDKLRVDACITISPETPVDGSIGKATVPGGKFAVAHFEIDSDEYESAWKVIYGDWLPQSGFQPDDRPCYELYLNNPKEHPENKHIVDIYVPVKPL from the coding sequence ATGGCAGATTTAAAAAAAACTCAAAAACAGCATCAAGATGAATACATCTCACGGATAAACAAAGCAATTGATTATATTGAGCAAAACTTAAATAATGAGCTTTCTTTAAATACTGTTGCGGAAAAAGCAAATTTTTCACCATTCCACTTTCACCGTTTATTTGGATCAATCATTGGAGAAACCCTAAACCAATTTATTAACCGTCTTCGATTGGAGAAAGCAGCTTCGCAATTACTAAATAATCCTAAAAAAATGATTACTGAAATAGCTTTCGATTGCGGCTTTTCCGGTTCAGCAACCTTCGCCAGGGCATTTAAAAATATGTTTGGAATAAGCGCTACAAATTGGCGTGATAATGGTTATAAAAAGAATAGCAAGATTTGTAAAACAGAAAACAAAATAAGTCAATCAAGAAACAAGATCTGGAAAGAAAGTACGATTTCAGCCATGTATATTGATCCTGTTAACAATAACCTAAATTGGAGGATCAACATGTTAGATAAAGCAAATATCCAGATAGAAGTTAAAGATGTGCCGGAAAGGCATATAGCATATGTTAGGCATATTGGCCCCTATAAAGGCGACTACAATTTATTCGAGAATATGTTCAACAAACTATCGAAGTGGGCAGCTCCGCGGGATCTTTTACAATTCCCAAAAACAGAAATGATGTGCATTTATTATGACGATCCTGGGATCACTGCTGAAGACAAATTAAGGGTCGATGCATGCATAACCATTTCACCAGAAACGCCAGTAGACGGAAGTATTGGTAAAGCAACTGTCCCCGGAGGAAAGTTTGCCGTGGCTCATTTCGAGATTGATTCTGATGAATATGAATCAGCCTGGAAGGTAATATATGGGGATTGGTTGCCACAAAGCGGCTTTCAACCGGATGACCGGCCCTGCTATGAATTATATCTGAATAACCCAAAGGAACATCCTGAGAATAAACATATTGTTGATATTTATGTGCCTGTAAAACCATTGTAA